In Lates calcarifer isolate ASB-BC8 unplaced genomic scaffold, TLL_Latcal_v3 scaffold_71_151, whole genome shotgun sequence, one genomic interval encodes:
- the LOC108884012 gene encoding protein Atg16l2-like isoform X1, which yields MAAVTSRRITTDSAGGSDPRGPVLPPGGSGRSAETWKRHIVRQLKHRDLSQHAMFQDLIRFYTQLLEKTSLAKGILSCSLRRPSPDSSSSISALLHQNSQLKKTTGELAYQVVELQQQIKIKECVLEEQHARLAEEECRLAGAFDSHRELQERVERVQGKNGVLKTEYDALLERQRGAETRLREEKVRGGHLVEDMIHLKQQAAARMNSRNERRSRAREANLQKELQTAARSKVTIDSSSSAPTSRSTSPKNENQDQESTEQRHTRLFRSASATSPRILSSIRELFDRKRRGHSVCSLEEDLTCPVGICLSARVPARALHVLDAHEQGINAVRFSSSSDLLATGGTDRVIKLWEVRAGSLTHRATLDGSTEGITCIEFDPTGLRILAASYDKSALLWRLDDSVPKLTLTGHIRKVTAARFSSLPHQVVTGSADRTIRLWDLQRAACVQVVEVASYCSDLVCSENCIISGHFDSKIRVWDTRAVSCVQELPAQGKVTSLDLSADHRQLLSCCRDDCLQLVDLRRRSNDRMCFRAEGFKCGSDSTKAVISPDGCFLAAGSADGTVYVWNASTNNLETRLPDKHSSSISAVSWSLSGEYVVSVDKSRRAVLWSDI from the exons ATGGCCGCTGTCACCTCCCGGAGAATCACGACAGATTCAGCCGGAGGGTCAGACCCGAGAGGCCCGGTCCTGCCTCCGGGGGGATCCGGCAGGTCGGCGGAGACCTGGAAGAGACACATCGTCCGGCAGCTGAAGCACCGAGACCTGAGCCAGCACGCCATGTTCCAGGACCTGATCCGCTTCT aCACTCAGCTGCTGGAGAAAACAAGTCTGGCCAAAGGAATCCTGAGCTGCTCCCTCAG GCGTCCCTCccctgacagcagcagctccatctCCGCTCTGCTCCACCAGAACAGCCAGCTGAAGAAAACTACAGGAGAG CTGGCCTATcaggtggtggagctgcagcagcagatcaagATCAAGGAATGTGTTCTGGAGGAGCAGCATGCCAG GCTGGCGGAGGAGGAGTGTCGGCTGGCGGGTGCGTTTGATTCCCATCGGGAGCTGCAGGAGCGGGTGGAGCGGGTTCAGGGGAAGAACGGGGTGCTGAAGACGGAGTACGACGCCCTGCTGGAGCGACAGAGGGGGGCGGAGACAAGACTCAGGGAGGAGAAGGTCAGAGGAGGACACCTGGTGGAGGACATGATCCACCTGAAACAGCAGGCTGCCGCCCGCATGAACAGCCGCAACGAGCGCAGGTCCAG AGCTCGTGAAGCGAACCTGCAGAAGGAGCTACAGACGGCTgccaggtcaaaggtcaccataGACAG ctcctccagcgCTCCGACCTCCAGATCCACGTCCCCAAAGAACGAGAACCAGGACCAGGAgtccacagagcagagacacaccAGACTCTTCAG atCGGCGTCGGCCACGTCCCCGAGgatcctctcctccatcagagAGCTGTTTGA cAGGAAGAGGCGTGGCCACTCGGTCTGCAGCCTGGAGGAGGACCTGACGTGTCCTGTTGGAATCTGTCTGTCAGCCAGAGTCCCGGCCAGAGCCCTGCACGTCCTG gACGCCCATGAGCAGGGCATTAACGCGGTGCGGTTCAGTTCCAGTTCAGACCTGTTGGCGACCGGAGGAACGGACCGGGTCATCAAACTGTGGGAGGTCCGAGCAG GCTCACTGACCCACAGAGCGACTCTGGACGGCAGCACCGAGGGTATCACCTGCATCGAGTTCGACCCCACG gGTCTGAGGATCCTCGCGGCGTCTTACGATAAATCGGCTTTGTTGTGGCGACTGGACGACTCTGTTCCCAAG ctgaCTCTGACAGGTCACATCAGGAAGGTCACAGCAGCACGGTTCAGCAGTTTACCTCATCAGGTGGTGACAGGAAGTGCAGACAGAACCATCAGACTGTGGGACCTGCAGAGAGCTGCCT gtgtgcagGTAGTTGAAGTGGCGTCGTACTGCAGCGACCTGGTCTGTTCTGAGAACTGTATCATCAGTGGACACTTCGACTCCAAGATCAGGGTCTGGGACACCAG GGCAGTGAGCTGCGTTCAGGAGCTTCCTGCTCAGGGTAAAGTCACCTCGCTGGACCTCAGCGCCGACCACCGtcagctgctcagctgctgcCGTGACGACTGCCTCCAGCTGGTCGACCTGAGGAGGCGGAGCAACGACCGCATGTGTTTCAG AGCTGAGGGGTTTAAATGTGGCAGCGACAGCACCAAGGCTGTGATCAG TCCAGACGGTTGTTTTCTGGCGGCTGGATCAGCAGACGGAACCGTTTACGTCTGGAACGCCTCGACCAACAACCTGGAGACCCGCCTCCCTGACAAACACAG ttCGTCCATCAGCGCCGTGTCCTGGTCTCTGTCCGGCGAATACGTCGTCAGCGTGGACAAGAGTAGGCGGGCCGTCCTCTGGAGCGACATCTGA
- the LOC108884012 gene encoding protein Atg16l2-like isoform X2: MAAVTSRRITTDSAGGSDPRGPVLPPGGSGRSAETWKRHIVRQLKHRDLSQHAMFQDLIRFYTQLLEKTSLAKGILSCSLRRPSPDSSSSISALLHQNSQLKKTTGELAYQVVELQQQIKIKECVLEEQHARLAEEECRLAGAFDSHRELQERVERVQGKNGVLKTEYDALLERQRGAETRLREEKVRGGHLVEDMIHLKQQAAARMNSRNERRSRAREANLQKELQTAARSKVTIDSSSSAPTSRSTSPKNENQDQESTEQRHTRLFRSASATSPRILSSIRELFEKRRGHSVCSLEEDLTCPVGICLSARVPARALHVLDAHEQGINAVRFSSSSDLLATGGTDRVIKLWEVRAGSLTHRATLDGSTEGITCIEFDPTGLRILAASYDKSALLWRLDDSVPKLTLTGHIRKVTAARFSSLPHQVVTGSADRTIRLWDLQRAACVQVVEVASYCSDLVCSENCIISGHFDSKIRVWDTRAVSCVQELPAQGKVTSLDLSADHRQLLSCCRDDCLQLVDLRRRSNDRMCFRAEGFKCGSDSTKAVISPDGCFLAAGSADGTVYVWNASTNNLETRLPDKHSSSISAVSWSLSGEYVVSVDKSRRAVLWSDI; encoded by the exons ATGGCCGCTGTCACCTCCCGGAGAATCACGACAGATTCAGCCGGAGGGTCAGACCCGAGAGGCCCGGTCCTGCCTCCGGGGGGATCCGGCAGGTCGGCGGAGACCTGGAAGAGACACATCGTCCGGCAGCTGAAGCACCGAGACCTGAGCCAGCACGCCATGTTCCAGGACCTGATCCGCTTCT aCACTCAGCTGCTGGAGAAAACAAGTCTGGCCAAAGGAATCCTGAGCTGCTCCCTCAG GCGTCCCTCccctgacagcagcagctccatctCCGCTCTGCTCCACCAGAACAGCCAGCTGAAGAAAACTACAGGAGAG CTGGCCTATcaggtggtggagctgcagcagcagatcaagATCAAGGAATGTGTTCTGGAGGAGCAGCATGCCAG GCTGGCGGAGGAGGAGTGTCGGCTGGCGGGTGCGTTTGATTCCCATCGGGAGCTGCAGGAGCGGGTGGAGCGGGTTCAGGGGAAGAACGGGGTGCTGAAGACGGAGTACGACGCCCTGCTGGAGCGACAGAGGGGGGCGGAGACAAGACTCAGGGAGGAGAAGGTCAGAGGAGGACACCTGGTGGAGGACATGATCCACCTGAAACAGCAGGCTGCCGCCCGCATGAACAGCCGCAACGAGCGCAGGTCCAG AGCTCGTGAAGCGAACCTGCAGAAGGAGCTACAGACGGCTgccaggtcaaaggtcaccataGACAG ctcctccagcgCTCCGACCTCCAGATCCACGTCCCCAAAGAACGAGAACCAGGACCAGGAgtccacagagcagagacacaccAGACTCTTCAG atCGGCGTCGGCCACGTCCCCGAGgatcctctcctccatcagagAGCTGTTTGA GAAGAGGCGTGGCCACTCGGTCTGCAGCCTGGAGGAGGACCTGACGTGTCCTGTTGGAATCTGTCTGTCAGCCAGAGTCCCGGCCAGAGCCCTGCACGTCCTG gACGCCCATGAGCAGGGCATTAACGCGGTGCGGTTCAGTTCCAGTTCAGACCTGTTGGCGACCGGAGGAACGGACCGGGTCATCAAACTGTGGGAGGTCCGAGCAG GCTCACTGACCCACAGAGCGACTCTGGACGGCAGCACCGAGGGTATCACCTGCATCGAGTTCGACCCCACG gGTCTGAGGATCCTCGCGGCGTCTTACGATAAATCGGCTTTGTTGTGGCGACTGGACGACTCTGTTCCCAAG ctgaCTCTGACAGGTCACATCAGGAAGGTCACAGCAGCACGGTTCAGCAGTTTACCTCATCAGGTGGTGACAGGAAGTGCAGACAGAACCATCAGACTGTGGGACCTGCAGAGAGCTGCCT gtgtgcagGTAGTTGAAGTGGCGTCGTACTGCAGCGACCTGGTCTGTTCTGAGAACTGTATCATCAGTGGACACTTCGACTCCAAGATCAGGGTCTGGGACACCAG GGCAGTGAGCTGCGTTCAGGAGCTTCCTGCTCAGGGTAAAGTCACCTCGCTGGACCTCAGCGCCGACCACCGtcagctgctcagctgctgcCGTGACGACTGCCTCCAGCTGGTCGACCTGAGGAGGCGGAGCAACGACCGCATGTGTTTCAG AGCTGAGGGGTTTAAATGTGGCAGCGACAGCACCAAGGCTGTGATCAG TCCAGACGGTTGTTTTCTGGCGGCTGGATCAGCAGACGGAACCGTTTACGTCTGGAACGCCTCGACCAACAACCTGGAGACCCGCCTCCCTGACAAACACAG ttCGTCCATCAGCGCCGTGTCCTGGTCTCTGTCCGGCGAATACGTCGTCAGCGTGGACAAGAGTAGGCGGGCCGTCCTCTGGAGCGACATCTGA